The Acidobacteriota bacterium genomic sequence AAATGAACGCCGCCGTTTAGCTCTGGATAAATTGAATGCCCGACCGCTGATAAAGATGGTCGAAGAATACGATGCCGATCTTTGCATCTCAACGCATTTCTTACCGGCTGAACTGGTTTCCTGGCTCAAAGCCAAACGACGGCTTGCCGCGCCGCACGCGGTTGTCGTCACTGACCTCGATGCCCATGCGATGTGGCTCTGTCATCATTACGAACAGTATTTCGTGGCGCTTGATGAAACGCGGGTTTACCTGGAAAAACTCGGCATCGCGCCGCATAAAATCGCAGTCACCGGCATTCCCATTGACCCGATTTTTTCGCGTCGTAAAGACAAACAGGAGATGCGCGCCAAACATAAACTAAAAGCCGATGCCACGACCATTCTGGTGTCGGCGGGCGGATTTGGCGTTGGTCCCATCAAACAAATTCTGCAATCGCTTCTGCACCTCAAACACAAAGCCCAGATCGTCGCCATCTGCGGGCGCAACGTCGAACTCAAAGATGAAATTGAAAAAATTAGTCGAGAGCTACCGCGCGCGCACGTTGCCATAAAACCCATCGGGTACACCACAGAGATGGATGAATACATGGCGGCGTCGGATATTTTGCTGGGCAAACCCGGAGGACTCACAACTTCGGAAGCTTTAGCGATGGGTTTGGTGTTTGTGATTGTCAATCCCATCCCCGGTCAGGAAGAACGCAACTCTGACCATTTGCTCGAAAACGGCGCGGCGATTCGTTGCAATAATCTTCCGGTGCTGGCGTATAAAATTGACCGTTTGCTTGATGACCCTGAACGTTTTGCCGCGATGCAAACGAACGCGCTGAATCTTGCGCGACCCCGCGCCGCGTTCGACATTGTTGAAAAATTATTGACGTTAAAAGGCAGGAAACATCGCGTGTAAGCGAGCGGGATTTTCTGAGAGCGATGTTTAACCCGAAATAACGCAGTTAAAGACCGCTACTCAACGATGAATAGGATGACTTTAAGCTGGTTTCAGCGGCGCGCAAAGCTCCAGGTCATTGCCATCGGGGTCTGTGAAATAAATGGATTTTGCGGGCATCCATTCGTGAAAGTGTGTGCCGTCAACTTCGACGCCGCGCTCTTTGAGCAGGGCGGCAGCGCGTTCAATATCGCTTTCGGCAACCGTGAATGCGAAATGCTGGGGATGGAAATGCTCAGGGTCTTGCTGCAAAACAATCATGCCGTCTTCACCACCGGCGCGTAAAAACAGCCAGTTGCGCCGCTCATCGCGAAGACCGACTTCGAGTTCCAGCACTTCACGATAAAATTTTTCGGCGGCGGCTAAATCCTTCACGCGAATCGCCACTTCATAAATTCCACGAATCGGTAACATCGAATCTCTCCAATCTGAAAAAGTAATAAGGCTGAAACGCGCAAGTGAGGCGAATCATGGTGAGCCTTTTGTCATTGATTTACTAAATTTGATCTGTTTAGGGAGCGGTCTGAGACCGCGACCTGCTGAGACCCCTAAGTAAATCGTTTGACAATCGGCTTCATTCGGTATCGCTTGCAGATTTCAGCCTTCGCACATCAATTATGGTTTAGTAATCGATAGGTTCACGGTCAATCCTAAGGGTTGGCTTTTTTGTGTTTATCGAACCAGCCGCCGATAAAGGTCATCTTCGCCATCCAGTGACTCGGACGCCGCCGTATGCCATGCGGTTCGCCGGGCACGCGCACCAGTACGCTTTCAACGCCGAGCAATTTCAAAGCCTGATAATACTGCTCGGAATCCGACATCGGGGTGCGATAGTCTTCTTCACCGGTGAGCACCATCGTCGGCGTTTTGACATTTTTGACCACCGACAACAGATTGCGTTTTTCGTAATGTTCGGCGTTATCCCAGGGCATTCCCGGAAACCAGTATTTCGCTGTCCAGGGAATATCGGATGTGAGCACGAAGCTATACCAGTTAATCACCGGATAGACGGTTACCGCTGCGCGAAACCGTGTGGTGCGACCAATCATCCAGCAGGTCAGCACACCCCCGCCGCTGCCGCCCGTGACATATAAATTTTCTGCATCCACGTAACCTTTCGCGACCACCGCATCGACACCCGAATTCAAATCGTAAAAATCGTTGCCCGGATAGGCGTGATGAATCAGGTTGCCAAATTCCCCACCGTAGCTCGTCGAGCCGCGCGGGTTGGTATAAAGCACGACGTAATCTTTTGCCGCCCACACCTGCTTTTCAACATCGAAGCGGTCGCCATAATCGGCAAACGGTCCGCCATGAATTTCCAAAATCAACGGATACTTTTTCGCCGGATTGAACGCCGGTGGTTTGATAATCCAGCCTTGAATTTTGCGTTTATCGAATGAAGATTCGTACCAGATTTCTTCGACTTCGCCGAGTTGTTTATTGGCAAACAAATCTTCATTCAACGCGGTGATGACTTTGGCGGTTGCATTGCTGCCACCGGCGACCGCAATGTCCGAAGGGATTTTCGGCGTTGAATAGGTGAACGCCACTTGCCCGTTTGCTGCAAGCGAAAACCCGCCGCCACCATAAGCCGAGCCGCTGCCGCCGACGTTGTTGGTTACATTGGTGAGTTTTCCGTCAAGCGTGTAGTAAGCGATTTTCGTATTGCCTTTGTCGGAGTATTGAAAGTAAATGCGCTCACCTTCGGGCGACCATCGCACCCCGCCAACATCTCTATCGAGACTTGCAGAAAGAAGTTGCGGATTGCTGCCATCGCGATTCATCAGGTAAAGCTGGGTGACTTGATAGCCTTGATAGCGGTCATCGAATCCCGTGTAAGCGATGCGTTTGCCGTCGGGCGAAATTGCCGGAGCCGAATCGGGTCCCTTGCGTGTGGTGAGTTGTTTCATCGTGCCATCGGCAATCGAAAATTCAAAGATGTTGGTATCCACCGGCTCGGCTTCATAATCGGGATTGCGATTGGCGGAAATCAAGAGCGCTTTACCATCGGGCGTCCACACGGCTTCGCTGGCGCGAAAAACGCCGCCGTGTTGAAAATTGCCGCTGGTGATTTGACGCGGCGTGCCGCCTTCTGCGGGCAACACGAAAACGTGATGATAACCGGGCGGCAAGTAACCTGGCCCATTGAAACGATAGATAAGTTTATCAATGACTTTTGCAGGGTCAGCCCATTTGGCTCCCGCAGGCGGCGCGGGGATGTTCGCAACCGTTGCCGGTTTATCGAACACAAAGCTTGTGAAAGAAATCCATTTGCCATCAGGCGACCAGTTGATACCGGCTGGCGGGTATTGCAAATTTGTGAGCTTTGCAGTCTGTCCGTTGTCCATCCAGCGCAAATAGATTTGCGCGGTGCCGTCCTGGTCAGAAACATAAATCATTTTGCTGCCGTCGGACGACCAACGCGGCGACGAGTCGCTGCGATTGCCCGTGGTGAGCGGGCGATTGTTGGTGCCATCGACATTGATAATCCAGATATTCGAGAGATTCCTGTCGGACATGATGTCCGCGAACTGGCGCACGTAGAGAATCTGTTTGCCGTTTGGCGAGAGTTGCGGGTCGGATGCGAATTCCAGATTGAACACATCCATTGCCGTCAAACGGTTCGCGTTGCTTTGCGCGGTTGCCTTGAATGAAAAAACAAAAGCGATGACGAGTGGAATCATCATCGCTTGAAAGAAAAGCCTTCGCATAAGCCACCTCCATATGGATTTTGAAAAATGCCAGAATAAAAAGCAGGTGGCTGAACTATGAATTTGCCCTTGCACGCTGTCAAGGAAGAATTACTCTTCGGTTTGTGACTCGGCAGGTTGGGCGGGTTTGGCGTGACCGTCAAAATTGATATAGATTCGCGCATTGGCGGTTCGCGCCAGTTCGCGTAAAGTTTCCAATTCTTGCAGCCGCAACAAAGCCGGGTGTTCCTGATAAGCTTTTGCTGCCTGTTCGCGCTCTTTCAGCGATTGGATTTCAGACTGAGTTTTCAGCGCCTGAATTTCGGTTTGCGTTTGAGCCGCGATGCGCTGTGCTTCCGCTTGAACCTCTGCGTCGCGTCGGCTGGCTTCGAGCTTTGCCTGGGCTTCGATTTTTTGAGTTTCAGCTTTGGTTCGCGCTTCTACGAGTTGCGCCTGACTCATGCGTTCGGCGGCAAGCACGCGGTTCATGATTTCTTGCAAATTGCCCGGAAAAATCAGGTCTTTTACATCGGCGCGAAAAATCGCAACCCCATAGCTTGAAGCAATCTCTTTGACATCGCGCAATATATCTTCGCTTAAACGATTGCGATTGGTGAGAATTTCTTCAAGTTTCATTGAAGCCAATGAACGGCGGGCGGCTAATTGCACATCGCTGTAAAGGCGGTCTTCATAGTTTGCGACATTATGAATGGCGGCGCGCGCATCGGTGACGCGAAACTGAACGATGATGCTTACGCGAATCGCCACTTTGTCAGCGGTCAGAATCTCCTGCCCTTTAATATTCAAATCGCGTTCACGTATATCAACGAGCAGGAGTTCGACAATGGGTTTTCGTTTGCCCCGCAATTCATCCAAAAATGTTTTCTTTGAATCCGGCACTTCATAACGCCCGGCTTCCAGAATTTTGGTTAAAACCCCGTCTTCGTACCACAATCCTCTATGCGTATCTTTAATGATGACTTCGCGGTTTTTCATAGAATCGGTTGATGCCGGCTCCGTAGCTGTAAGCCGATTTGGAGAACGAATTTTCAGATCGCTTGGCTAAACCATTTTCGCATTGACTGGCAGTCAAACCTGATGTCCATTCGCTCCTGACTTGCCGGAGCCGGCAAAATCAAAAGGGCATCTTAATAGAGGATGCTCTTTTACCGCCAGTAATAATTCCATCGGTAATTCAATTCGATACTCTTGTTGGGTTCGAGATTGACTTTCCAGGTGATGCGCCCGATGCCGTTCAATTGATTCCACCAATGCGGCCAACTGTACCAGCGCCACCACGACGGATATTCGCCCATCGGCACATACTGGTCATTTTCCAGCACATTGATTTTTTGAATCACGCCTCTATTATCGGCGCTCGTGACATTGCCGAGCACGAAGCGGGTAATTTCGATTTCCGAAGTCTCTTTGCGATAGTTCGTCAGTTTCAGCGAGCCGTTCAACTCAACGCGAATGAACC encodes the following:
- a CDS encoding glycosyltransferase — translated: MFKKVLLLSASAGAGHIRAAQAIERAMIEMNAATKIRHVDALQFTNKIFRALYSKAYIELVNRAPDALGWLYDQFDKPWENERRRLALDKLNARPLIKMVEEYDADLCISTHFLPAELVSWLKAKRRLAAPHAVVVTDLDAHAMWLCHHYEQYFVALDETRVYLEKLGIAPHKIAVTGIPIDPIFSRRKDKQEMRAKHKLKADATTILVSAGGFGVGPIKQILQSLLHLKHKAQIVAICGRNVELKDEIEKISRELPRAHVAIKPIGYTTEMDEYMAASDILLGKPGGLTTSEALAMGLVFVIVNPIPGQEERNSDHLLENGAAIRCNNLPVLAYKIDRLLDDPERFAAMQTNALNLARPRAAFDIVEKLLTLKGRKHRV
- a CDS encoding VOC family protein encodes the protein MLPIRGIYEVAIRVKDLAAAEKFYREVLELEVGLRDERRNWLFLRAGGEDGMIVLQQDPEHFHPQHFAFTVAESDIERAAALLKERGVEVDGTHFHEWMPAKSIYFTDPDGNDLELCAPLKPA
- a CDS encoding S9 family peptidase; translated protein: MRRLFFQAMMIPLVIAFVFSFKATAQSNANRLTAMDVFNLEFASDPQLSPNGKQILYVRQFADIMSDRNLSNIWIINVDGTNNRPLTTGNRSDSSPRWSSDGSKMIYVSDQDGTAQIYLRWMDNGQTAKLTNLQYPPAGINWSPDGKWISFTSFVFDKPATVANIPAPPAGAKWADPAKVIDKLIYRFNGPGYLPPGYHHVFVLPAEGGTPRQITSGNFQHGGVFRASEAVWTPDGKALLISANRNPDYEAEPVDTNIFEFSIADGTMKQLTTRKGPDSAPAISPDGKRIAYTGFDDRYQGYQVTQLYLMNRDGSNPQLLSASLDRDVGGVRWSPEGERIYFQYSDKGNTKIAYYTLDGKLTNVTNNVGGSGSAYGGGGFSLAANGQVAFTYSTPKIPSDIAVAGGSNATAKVITALNEDLFANKQLGEVEEIWYESSFDKRKIQGWIIKPPAFNPAKKYPLILEIHGGPFADYGDRFDVEKQVWAAKDYVVLYTNPRGSTSYGGEFGNLIHHAYPGNDFYDLNSGVDAVVAKGYVDAENLYVTGGSGGGVLTCWMIGRTTRFRAAVTVYPVINWYSFVLTSDIPWTAKYWFPGMPWDNAEHYEKRNLLSVVKNVKTPTMVLTGEEDYRTPMSDSEQYYQALKLLGVESVLVRVPGEPHGIRRRPSHWMAKMTFIGGWFDKHKKANP
- a CDS encoding SPFH domain-containing protein → MKNREVIIKDTHRGLWYEDGVLTKILEAGRYEVPDSKKTFLDELRGKRKPIVELLLVDIRERDLNIKGQEILTADKVAIRVSIIVQFRVTDARAAIHNVANYEDRLYSDVQLAARRSLASMKLEEILTNRNRLSEDILRDVKEIASSYGVAIFRADVKDLIFPGNLQEIMNRVLAAERMSQAQLVEARTKAETQKIEAQAKLEASRRDAEVQAEAQRIAAQTQTEIQALKTQSEIQSLKEREQAAKAYQEHPALLRLQELETLRELARTANARIYINFDGHAKPAQPAESQTEE